TTTGCAGTTTCACAACCAGGATCAATTGTCAACACCGGCAACTTAAATTTAAATCCTGGCAATAACTTAACCTTAATAGGCGGAAACGTAATCAACACCGGCACTCTTTCTTCCCCTGGTGGAAATATTACCATTTCATCCATTCCGGGTAATAATTCTGTTAAAATTTCCCAAATCGGCCATTTATTAAGCTTAGAAATAACACCCACAACAGACAATACAGGAATTAACCCTTTAACATTACCCCAACTACTCACCGGCGCGAATTTTGGTGAACAAGCAAACAGTTTAACCGTCAACGAAAAAGGCGAAGTAATTTTAAGTAATAACCTCAAAATTCCAACCACCCAGCCGACAACAATAGCATCAGGAAATATAGATGCTTCATCAAAAAATCAGGGAGGAACTGTTAATATTTTAGGGACAAATGTAGCAGTGATTGACGCTCAAGTAAAAGCATCGGGAAATCATGGTAGCGGTACAATTTTAATCGGCGGAGACTATCGCGGACTAGGGACAGTTCCCAACGCTTTTAACACATTTGTGAGCAAAGATACTACCATAAATGCCGATAGTTTGTCAATAGGAAATGGTGGAAAAATTATAGTTTGGGCAGATAATAAAACTCAATTTTACGGCAATATTAATGCGCGGGGAAATACAGCCGGTGGGTTTGTAGAAATCTCTGGAAAACAAAACCTCATCTTTCGGGGTAACGTCGATTTATCTGCACAAAATGGCAACACAGGAACGCTATTATTAGACCCAGAAAATATAGTAGTTGTCCCCGGAAGTGGCGCCCCAGAAGATAGCGAAATAGCAAACGGAGAAATACTATTTAGTGAAGGCACCGGCACTTATACCATTTCACAAAACGCTTTAGAAAGTTTAAGCGGAACAGCAAATATCAAATTAGAAGCTACCAACGACATCACAATTGAACCCTTAACGGATGGAAAATTAACCTTTGCACCGGGAACCGGCACAGTGACTTTTACCGCAGATGCAGATAGTAATGGGGTAGGAAGTTTCACAATGAATTCTACTGATACTATCCGCGCCGAAGGCAGAAATATCTCCATTAATGCAGCTTCAATAACAGCCGGAAATATTGACACAAGTTCAGCGAATAATGGAGGAGCAATTAATTTAAATGCAAGAAATGGTATGGGTGATATTACCACTGGCGATATTAAAAGCTATTCTGATGGTGCCGGTGCCGGGGGTAGAATTGAGCTCAATGCCGGTGGAGAACTTCAGACAGGGGAAATAAAGGCTTCTTCTATTTTGGGAAATGGCGGAGAAATTAATATTAATGCAGAGGGAAATATTAATGCAGCTTCCATTAATTCATATTCGACTGAAGGTTCAGCAGGGGGAAATATCACTGTTATCAGTAGCAATGGTAGTTTCACAACGGACTTTATAACAACGAGCGCCTACGAAGGAGATAGCGGCGCAATTGTCATTGACGTTGCTGGTGATATAAATAGTAATAGAGTCTCGTCTGACTCCTTTAACGGTGATGGTGGAAGTATAGATTTAACAGCTAATACAAATATCAATACAGACTTTTTAGAGGCTGATTCTATATTTGGCAACGGCGGAAATATAAATTTAACAAGCAAGAAGGGCACAATTAATAATACAAATATCAAATCTTCTTCATCGGAAAACCAGGGAGGAAGCATTAATATCAACGTTTTTGGTGACATTATAAGCGATAGCTATTATGAATCTAACGGTGGATTGCAAGGAGGCGATATCAATATTACCAGTTATCAAGGTAGCATAGATACAACAAATATTAGTATTAATTCTTTGTCAGGCAATGGTGCGGGTGGAAACATCAGTATTACTGCTCAAAATAGCCTCAATACAGGAAATATCATTACTTACGCTGAAACTAGCAGCGGAAATGTTACCCTCACCAGCATTAACGGTAATATTGATACAAGCAGTGGGTTCATTGATACTTATTCTCCCAGCGGACAACACGGCAAATTGATTATAAATGCTAATGCAGGAAGTATTTTATTAGGAAATATTTACCAAAATATTAATTTTATAAATGGTGGAATTGATAACCCATTTCTTAACCCTCCTAATGCAAATATTACGTCCGATACCAGCACCATTAATAATGCTAACGGCCAAGTGACATTAAACGCTCATAATGATATTACCGTCAGCGAACCTATTCTTAGTTCTACCATTTCTAGCTTAGAATTACGAGCCGGTCGAAGCATTAATATCAATGCCAATATTGACACATCTGCGGGTAACGGAAACATCAGTTTACAGGCCAATAATGACGCTCTTGATGCGACAAAAAGAGAAACCGGCCCCGGAAATATCACAATGGCGGCCGGCACATCATTAAATGCTGGTAGTGGTAATATTAACCTCCAACTCGGAGGCTTGGGAGAGATAGGAAATATCACCCTTAACAACTTAAATACCACTGGGAAAGTCAGCATAAATGCAAATGGCGGAAATATTTTGCAAACTGATAGCAATTCCTTAATCAATGCCAATACAGCTACTTTTGAAACTCGGAATGCAGGAGGAATTGGTAGCGCGACATCTCCATTGCAAATTAACATTAATAACTTAGAAGCAAAAATTGATTATGGTGAAGTATTTTTAAATTCTCCCACCCAAGGAATTACTATAGGAGGTGCGTCTAATTCTTTAGAAGGAATTTCAAGCCTTGCAAACGGAGATATTTCTTTAAAAGCGGCTGGTGATATTAATATCACAGAAACAATTGGTACATTTTTTAGTGGTATTAGTAGTCACATCAATAACGGAAATATTTCTATCACCAGCACAGATGGAAGCATTAATATTTCAAGAACTATCTCAGCAGAACAAGTAGGAATAGAATCAGATATATTTTTAATCTCCAGCGCAGGGGGAGATATAAACATTACTGCCAGCGATAAAATTGATGCCTCTGGTTATGGGTTAACGTCTTCGATTTACTTAAGAAATACAGGAAATGTTACTTTTCATGCTGGTGGTGATATTCAAGTAAGTTGGATAGATACTAATTCTTATAGCGAGAATATGAAGTCGGGATCTATTAGCCTCACGAGCGACACCGGCAATATTAATACAAATATCCTAGCTATAAACCAAGAACCACCAGCTTTAGTATCTAATTCTTACCTCGGAAATGCAGGGAATGTCACACTAAAAGCACCGGCTGGAAATATCAACACAGGCAGTCTTTCCTCGTTCGGTTATTTACATGGAGGAAATGTCACTATTAACAGTGGTGGGACTATCAATGCAGCTCAAGATATCCTCTCATATTCTTACAAGGGCATCGGCGGAGATGTAACCTTACAAAGCACCGGCAATATTAACACCAATAATATCCGCACAGAGGGGCCAATTCAAAGCGGCAACGTATCAATTATCAGTAACAATAGTGCCATCACCACCTCAGCAATAGAAACCCTCGCCTCCAATGGAACCGCTGGAAATATAATCCTTAATACCTTCACAACTTCTGGCAACATTACCACCACCAATATCACATCTTCTGGTTCTCAAGGTTCAGGAAATATTATCATAGATTCCGCGAGAAATGTTAGAACTACAAGAGTTTCTTCTAATTCCAACAATGGAAACTCTGGCGATGTCATAATAAATGCCGATAATGATATCAATACCGGCGACGTTTCTTCCAACGGGGGTAACAACAGCGGAAATGTTACTGTTAATGCCGGCAACAATGCCAACACCGGCAATGTTTCTTCAACTGCACATAACGGCACTTCTGGTAATACCACTGTAACTGCCGGTAACGATATAAATGCCGGTGATGTTTCTTCCAACGCGACTAACAACAGCGGAAATACCACCGTTAATGCCGGCAACAATGCCAACACCGGCAATGTTTCTTCAACTTCAAATAATGGCACTTCTGGTAATACAACCGTAACTGCCGGTAATGATATAAATGCCAGCAACATCAGCACTGCTGGAAATATAAACTCTGGCAATGTAACCGTTAACAGCGGCGGCAATATTAAAACTGATATCATTTCTTCCAATGCAAATCAAGCAACCGCTGGAAATATACTTGTTAATGCCTTTAATAACATTCAAACCGGCAACATTTTAACTTTAAGCAATAGCAGCGGTGGCAATGTCATACTTAATGCCGGCAACAATACCAACATCGGCAACATTTCCATAATTTCACAACAAGGAAACTCTGCTAACACCACTATTAATGCCGGTGGAAATATCCAAACTGGCGATATAAATACCATAGGCATCAACGCCAGC
Above is a genomic segment from Leptolyngbyaceae cyanobacterium containing:
- a CDS encoding CHAT domain-containing protein, translated to MNSVKNLFSTVKLTSTLFATTGIFISSSFAQPIVPSLDGTGTLVTPHNNQINITGGTLSGDGANLFHSFTEFNLSENQIANFTSNPNIINILGRINGGNPSYINGLIQITGGNSNLFLMNPAGIMFGQNASLNVPSSFTVTTATGINFNNGFFNAFGNNNYTSLIGAPSGFNFAVSQPGSIVNTGNLNLNPGNNLTLIGGNVINTGTLSSPGGNITISSIPGNNSVKISQIGHLLSLEITPTTDNTGINPLTLPQLLTGANFGEQANSLTVNEKGEVILSNNLKIPTTQPTTIASGNIDASSKNQGGTVNILGTNVAVIDAQVKASGNHGSGTILIGGDYRGLGTVPNAFNTFVSKDTTINADSLSIGNGGKIIVWADNKTQFYGNINARGNTAGGFVEISGKQNLIFRGNVDLSAQNGNTGTLLLDPENIVVVPGSGAPEDSEIANGEILFSEGTGTYTISQNALESLSGTANIKLEATNDITIEPLTDGKLTFAPGTGTVTFTADADSNGVGSFTMNSTDTIRAEGRNISINAASITAGNIDTSSANNGGAINLNARNGMGDITTGDIKSYSDGAGAGGRIELNAGGELQTGEIKASSILGNGGEININAEGNINAASINSYSTEGSAGGNITVISSNGSFTTDFITTSAYEGDSGAIVIDVAGDINSNRVSSDSFNGDGGSIDLTANTNINTDFLEADSIFGNGGNINLTSKKGTINNTNIKSSSSENQGGSININVFGDIISDSYYESNGGLQGGDINITSYQGSIDTTNISINSLSGNGAGGNISITAQNSLNTGNIITYAETSSGNVTLTSINGNIDTSSGFIDTYSPSGQHGKLIINANAGSILLGNIYQNINFINGGIDNPFLNPPNANITSDTSTINNANGQVTLNAHNDITVSEPILSSTISSLELRAGRSININANIDTSAGNGNISLQANNDALDATKRETGPGNITMAAGTSLNAGSGNINLQLGGLGEIGNITLNNLNTTGKVSINANGGNILQTDSNSLINANTATFETRNAGGIGSATSPLQININNLEAKIDYGEVFLNSPTQGITIGGASNSLEGISSLANGDISLKAAGDINITETIGTFFSGISSHINNGNISITSTDGSINISRTISAEQVGIESDIFLISSAGGDINITASDKIDASGYGLTSSIYLRNTGNVTFHAGGDIQVSWIDTNSYSENMKSGSISLTSDTGNINTNILAINQEPPALVSNSYLGNAGNVTLKAPAGNINTGSLSSFGYLHGGNVTINSGGTINAAQDILSYSYKGIGGDVTLQSTGNINTNNIRTEGPIQSGNVSIISNNSAITTSAIETLASNGTAGNIILNTFTTSGNITTTNITSSGSQGSGNIIIDSARNVRTTRVSSNSNNGNSGDVIINADNDINTGDVSSNGGNNSGNVTVNAGNNANTGNVSSTAHNGTSGNTTVTAGNDINAGDVSSNATNNSGNTTVNAGNNANTGNVSSTSNNGTSGNTTVTAGNDINASNISTAGNINSGNVTVNSGGNIKTDIISSNANQATAGNILVNAFNNIQTGNILTLSNSSGGNVILNAGNNTNIGNISIISQQGNSANTTINAGGNIQTGDINTIGINASGNISLTSKKGTLTTGNLSSVSTEGNSGNINVAAQGTTTTGNILSSGKTDSGDISVTSQQGTVTTNNITSISTEQNSGNIAVEAEQNVTTGNISSIGEQNSGNITVTSREGAVKTGDIQSLANLGEAGQISLSSKKGITTGTVISRGNQNSTTLQTDTQNGELKPEKVFTSKAENTNNNTANNLLNGLANTSQNNNQITTNTNQIIEQLEKNRTEEYTNYFGKDIATQPVTTDNIRNILSKIAATTGTRSSIIYVTVLDKELELILFTPEGEPVRRTIPGVNKENFLNTVSNFRHLLTNPIRRNNSYLPTSQQLYQELISPIETELQNRQINNLLFSMDSGLRSLPVAALHDGKQFLIEKYSIGLIPSVSLMDSRYQSIQNSPVLAMGASQFKNLNPLPSVPQELAIITQQQGGKVFLNEAFTRENIKIQRQNNPYQIVHFATHAEFIADDIHNSFMQLWDEQLPLDDLRQLRLNQPQVQLLVLSACRTAVGDEKAELGFAGLAVRTGVKSALASLWYVSDDGTLGLMSEFYKSLENVPIKAEALRQAQLAMLRGQVGIQNKNLWPSNTPEDNLPTSFKIEQNLDLSHPYFWSGFTMIGSPW